A stretch of the Malus domestica chromosome 08, GDT2T_hap1 genome encodes the following:
- the LOC103430333 gene encoding probable sugar phosphate/phosphate translocator At5g25400, whose protein sequence is MGKGGSLSESVIKKILLSYTYVAIWIFLSFSVIIYNKYILDKKMYNWPFPISLTMIHMSFCASLAFLLVRVFRLVEPVTMSRDLYLSSVVPIGALYSLSLWLSNSAYIYLSVSFIQMLKALMPVAVYSIGVSFKKESFKTDTMVNMISISIGVAIAAYGEARFDTWGVILQLGAVAFEATRLVLIQILLTSKGITLNPITSLYYVAPCCLAFLFVPWIFVEYPVLRDSSSFHFDFLIFGTNSICAFALNLAVFLLVGKTSALTMNVAGVVKDWLLIAFSWSVIKDTVTPINLFGYGLAFLGVAYYNNSKLQALKAKEAQKKTAQQDEEASRLMEEREGEGIGKRNESQN, encoded by the coding sequence ATGGGCAAGGGTGGCTCCCTGAGCGAGAGCGTGATAAAAAAGATCCTCCTCTCCTACACCTATGTCGCCATCTGGATCTTCCTCTCCTTCAGCGTCATCATCTACAACAAATACATCCTCGACAAGAAGATGTACAACTGGCCCTTCCCCATTTCCCTCACCATGATCCACATGTCCTTCTGCGCCTCCCTCGCCTTCCTCCTCGTCCGCGTCTTCCGCCTCGTCGAGCCCGTCACCATGTCCCGCGACCTCTACCTCTCCTCCGTCGTCCCCATCGGCGCCCTCTACTCCCTCTCCCTCTGGCTCTCCAACTCCGCCTACATTTACCTCTCCGTCTCCTTCATCCAGATGCTCAAGGCCCTCATGCCCGTCGCTGTCTACTCCATCGGCGTCTCCTTCAAAAAAGAGTCCTTCAAGACCGACACCATGGTCAACATGATCTCCATCTCCATCGGCGTCGCCATCGCCGCCTACGGCGAGGCCCGATTCGACACCTGGGGCGTCATCCTCCAGCTCGGCGCCGTCGCATTTGAGGCCACCCGCCTTGTCTTGATCCAGATCCTCCTCACATCCAAAGGCATTACCCTTAACCCCATCACATCTCTCTACTACGTCGCGCCTTGCTGCTTGGCTTTCCTCTTCGTCCCCTGGATCTTCGTCGAGTACCCGGTTCTGCGCGATTCGTCGAGCTTCCATTTCGATTTCTTGATTTTTGGGACCAATTCTATCTGCGCATTTGCTCTGAATCTGGCCGTGTTCTTGCTGGTCGGAAAGACCTCGGCGCTGACGATGAATGTGGCCGGAGTGGTGAAAGACTGGCTCCTGATCGCCTTTTCGTGGTCCGTGATCAAGGACACCGTGACCCCGATCAACCTGTTCGGCTACGGCCTGGCGTTTTTGGGCGTTGCCTACTACAACAACTCCAAATTGCAGGCTCTGAAGGCCAAAGAGGCGCAGAAGAAGACGGCGCAGCAGGACGAGGAGGCCAGTAGGCTCATGGAGGAGAGGGAAGGGGAAGGAATTGGGAAGAGGAACGAATCGCAGAACTGA